From one Bos indicus x Bos taurus breed Angus x Brahman F1 hybrid chromosome 7, Bos_hybrid_MaternalHap_v2.0, whole genome shotgun sequence genomic stretch:
- the LOC113896661 gene encoding olfactory receptor 7A17-like: MEPQNDTRISEFFLLGFSDAPALQPLIFGLFLSMYLISVFGNLLIILAVNSDSHLHTPMYFFLSNLSFVDICFTSTTIPKMLWNIQTQSKVITYEGCITQMYFFVLFAVLDDLLLTVMAYDRFVAICHPLHYMVIMNPWLCGVLVLVSWIMGVLNSLLQSLIVLDLTFCEDLEIPQFFCELNQVIQLACSDTFLNNMMIYFTSLLLAIGPLAGILYSYSKIISSIYRIGSTQEKYKAFSTCASHLLVVSLFYCTSLGVYLGSAGTHSSHSSATASVMYTVVTPMLNPFIYSLRNKDIKRALKAFMGQQL, from the coding sequence ATGGAACCACAGAATGATACAcgaatttcagaattttttcttctgGGATTCTCAGATGCACCAGCACTTCAGCCCCTCATATTTGGGCTTTTCCTCTCCATGTACTTGATCTCTGTATTTGggaacctgctcatcatcctggctGTCAACTcagactcccacctccacacccccatgtacttcttcctctccaacctgtcctttgtagacatctgtttcacctccaccaccatcccaaagatgctgtggAACATCCAGACACAGAGCAAAGTTATAACTTATGAAGGCTGCATCACACAGATGTATTTTTTTGTACTCTTTGCAGTGTTGGATGACTTACTCCTGACTGTGATGGCCTATGATCGCTTCGTGGCCATCTGTCACCCCCTGCACTACATGGTCATCATGAATCCCTGGCTCTGTGGAGTGCTGGTGCTGGTGTCCTGGATCATGGGTGTCCTGAATTCTTTGCTACAAAGTTTAATAGTTTTGGATCTGACCTTCTGTGAAGACTTAGAAATCCcccaatttttctgtgaactcaaTCAGGTCATCCAACTTGCATGTTCTGACACCTTTCTTAACAACATGATGATATATTTTACATCACTGCTTCTGGCCATTGGTCCCCTGGCTGGAATCCTTTACTCTTACTCTAAGATAATTTCCTCCATATATAGAATTGGATCAACTCAGGAGAAGTATAAGGCATTTTCTACCTGTGCATCTCACCTCTTGgttgtttccttattttattgtacAAGCCTTGGAGTGTACCTTGGCTCTGCTGGTACCCACAGCTCCCACTCAAGTGCAACAGCCTcagtgatgtacactgtggtcacacccatgTTGAACCCTTTCATCTACAGTCTGCGgaataaagacataaagagaGCTCTGAAAGCATTTATGGGACAGCAGCTCTAA